DNA from Geobacillus vulcani PSS1:
TGCAACAAAAACGCCCCCACAATGCCCGTTAACACGTCACCGCTGCCGCCTTTCGCCAAAGCCGGATTGCCGGTCGTGTTGACATATTGTGATCCATCCGGCGTGGTGACGATCGTGTACGGCCCTTTCAACACGACATACACGCCATATTCCATCGCCAACCGCTTGGATAACCCAAAGCGGTCGTGCTCGACCTCGCGAATGGAGCGATGGACGATGCGCGCCATTTCCCCCGGATGCGGGGTGATCACCGTCGGCGCGCTTCGGCGTCGCACTTGTTCAGCATAATCTTCCCAAAAAAACAGGGCGTCCGCATCGAGGACAAGCGGCACCGGCCGGCGCACAAGTTCGCAGACCAGGCGGCGCGCCCCTTCCGTTCTCCCCATGCCTGGACCAACGGCGAGCGCATCGACATCCAGCCCGTCCCAATCGGTCGCTCCGGCAAACGCTCCCCCTTCGGCCGGCCATGGCCTGCACATCGCCTCGGGCATCCGATTGGCAACGGCTTCGTACACTGTTTCTGGAACAGCCATGGTCACCAACCCAGCCCCGCTTCGCAGCGCTGCCTTGGCGGCGAGCGTCACCGCTCCTGCCATAGCTTTCGATCCGCCGACTACAAGCAGTTTGCCATACGTTCCTTTATGCGAGGACCGCCTCCGCTTTGGCATCGTCCGCATGACATCGCTTCGCTCCCACACGAACCGACGGGCTGCATTCGTTTTGACCACGAGCGGTGGAATGCCGATATCCACAACAACAAGCTCTCCGTAATAATCGGCCGCTGGGAACGTATACGCCCCAAGCTTCGGGCATTGAATGGTGAACGTCACATCCGCGCGAACGGCTGCAGCCACATCACCGCCCTCGGCCGGCACCCCGCTTGGCACATCGATTGCGTACACAACAGCCCGCGAGCGGTTCAGTTGTTCAATGATTTCTTGATACGGAGAGCGAACCTCGCCTTTCACGCCGATGCCAAGGAGCGCATCAATGATCACGTCGTAGTGCGGCGCACGCATCGCAAACTCTTGTTCATTCCCTTCATACGGAATCCACGAATACCCGGACCGCTCGTACACCTCAAGCGCGGTGCGCGCCGCTCCTTTCACCTTTTCCTTTGGTGGAACGAGCCATACATCGGTTTCGTAGCCGTAGCTTTTCAACATGCGGGCAACGACAAACCCATCCCCGCCGTTGTTGCCCGCCCCGGCAAGCACCGCCACGTTAGCAGCGCGCGAAATTCGTTCTTTCAGTGCTGAAAACAGCGCCTGTCCGGCGTTTTCCATCAACGAATCAGCGCTGATGCCGATCCGCTCCGTCACTTCTCGGTCGATGGCGTACATCTCATTAGATGTTACGATCGGAATCATGTTCTTTTCCCCTTTCGATTTCCACTGCTATGTTTGATGTACCATGTTTTCATAAGGAAAGACGCGCCGAAACGTTTCCCTTAAGCTGCAGAAGGCAACCGCCAAAGCCAACAGGTAATTAAGGAGGAAAACCGAAATGGAGATGGAAGCAACACCAACAGCCGGGACGCGCCACTGCCACACAATCCTCATATCTTCTACCATATCTTCACCACGAAGAACCTCGTTCCCACCGTAGGCAAGTAGGGGGGAAGAAGATCAACGCCGCCTTGCGCCTTATCATATCCGCTTATCCATTTTGCCGAAAAACGACGGCCATCGCCTTCACGATGACCGCCGTCTTGCTCAAGGCCGCTTGGCGATCACTTGCAGCCCAAACTGCAGGCAATCGTCACAAATCGCCGCCAGCGGACCTTGGGCCAGCCTTGGTTTTTCTTTGAGACAAAACGAGCAACGGCCGCCGCCATGCGCCTTTTCTGCCTCCAAGGACAACGTCTCCTCAATTTTTTCCAATGAGAAGACCGTCAACGCCTCGTATACATTATCAAGCAACTGATCATCAATATAGGCGCATTTTCCTTCCCACCGGAGCGCGATGAGTTTCGCCGCCACCGCCATCCCTTCGTAAAACCGGCGCCGAGCCTCGTCCGCACTTTGCTCGGCCATAGCGATCAATTCATCGGCAAAATGCTCAAGCGCCCGAGGCGTGCAATCATTAAGCCACCGTGTTGTTCCGTTTGCCATACCCATTTCCCCTCCCTCGTTTCTTTCCCTTTTCAATACGACAAACGGGCGTATTTTCCTTCTTCACCGCAGCGGCCATTCATCAAGAAAGCGGGATCGCAGCTCAGGCGGCGGCAGCTGACAATGATCGCGCTTCAGAGCGAGACGATGCCGATGGTTGGCGACCGTGTCATATATATGATCGCGCAACAGCCGCGGGACAAGAAATCCAGACGCTGCTAACCAATTCCAAGGCCAAGCAAGACGACGTCCGATGCACAGGACAGCATCAGATTTTACATAACAGCAACCGTTCTCGATGAGGACGACGCTGTCTCCCGCTGACATCTCCTGCTTGGCCAACAATGCTTGACCAACGGCGCTCTGTTGCGCCGCAAAGCGGAACACCGCCTGACGGTCGCGGGCAACGATCCAGTGTACACTCCCACGGCAAAATAGGCAATCGCCATCAAACAAGATGACAGGATGCATCACGTTCCCTCCATTGGCCGGCTGTTGACGGGCTCAATGCAGGCGCTCACATCGTTTTTCGGCGAATTGACCAGCGGCGCCACTTCGTACGTTCGCATTCGTTCGCTCGGATATGGCTGCAGGAACATTTTCAAATACTCGCTGTCATCCAAGCTTGGATCCAGCCAGTCGTCATGCCGCTCAGAAGGCAGGATGACCGGCATCCGGTCGTGAATGGGGGCGATGAGCTCGTTCGCCCTCGTCGTAATGATCGTGCACGTCTCAAGCGGCCCGCTCGCTCCCTCCCAACGCTCCCACAGACCGGCGAACGCAAACGGCGCATCCGTTGCGAGCGTAAACCGATACGGCACTTTTTTCGCTCCCTCTTTTCTCCACTCATAAAATCCGTCGGCTAAAATCAAGCAGCGCCGCCGCTTGAACGCATGGCGGAAGCTCGCCTTCTCATCGACTGTTTCCGCCCGGGCGTTGATCATTTTGGCGCCGATGCGGTCATCTTTCGCCCAAAACGGCACAAGCCCCCAGCGCATCATTTTCCCGACTCTCTCCTCCCCTTCGGCGACGACGGTCAACACATCTTGACCCGGGGCGATGTTGAACCGAGGCGCAAGCGAACCTTGATAACGGAAACGAAACAACGCCCTCAATGTTTCCAAATCAGCTGTCAACGTAAACCGACCGCACATGGCATTCACTCCTTGATTCGTTGATCAATGCCATCTTAATTCTCTATTTCTTCCATTATAATACAAAAAGCGGCCGAACACGAATCGCAGCCGCCTTAGGAAGAAGTTTTTACCAATGAGCGCAAAAACGCCGACACTCGTTCTACATACTCATTGCTGTAGAGAGAAAAACTTTTCACATGATCCGCTTTGTCCGTCAGCCATAGCTGAAACGCATCCGGATGGGTGTTGTACAACTTCACACTTTCTTTGTATGGAATCGAACGGTCGTCTTTGCTGTGGATGAACAAAATCGGCCTGGGCGCGACACGATCGACCGCATGGATGGGCGAAGACACACCCAAATCCAAATCCGCAAGCGCCGGGACGATCGCTAAAATCAAGTACGTAAACGGCACGTTCGGCAAGTGCGTCCATACCGGCATGTTGGCGCGCAAATACGATTCGAGGTCGCTAAACGGGCTGTCCGCAATCACCCCGCGAACATCACTGTCTTCTGCCGCTGCCAAAATCGACGTCGCCGCCCCCATTGAAACACCGTACAGTGCGATCGGTTCACGGAAGTGTTTCTTCGCGTAATCGATCACGCCAAGCAAATCATCCTTCTCTTTGACGCCGATCGTAATCATATCGCCTCCCGACTCGCCGCTGGCGCGAAAATCAAACAAGATGACGCGGTACCCTTCGGCAACGAGCCGTTTGGCGAGCGGCAAAAACGGTACATTTTCTTGAATGCGATTGTTGCCGTATCCGTGGGCAAAAATGACCGTCATCTTCGCCGCCCCGTTAGGCGGAATGATCCAGCCTTTGAGCGCCGTTTTCCCATCTTTGCTTGTAAATGTCGCGCTTTCATACGCCATGCCGTAGTCTTTCGGCGTCACGGTAATCGGTGCGCGCGGTTTATGCGTCAACTGCCAGCCGACGTAAACAGATAAACCGACGCAAACGAGCAACCCGAAAATGACAACGCCAATGGCCGCCGAAATCCAAATGCGCCGTTTCGCTCGGCGCGGTGTGCGCACCACTTCCATATCGGTTTTCCCCCTTCCTTTCTTTCATCCTACTTGTTGAATGGCTCATTTGGCAATCAAAAAAAGAGATGTCCGCCAAAAACGAACATCCCTTTTGTCCATGGCCCGCTCCATGCCGCCAACTTACGAATGAGCAAGCGGTGCAGACGCTCCTTTACATCTGACGATCAAGTCAAACTCACGCACCGATGTCATCCGCTCGTCGACAAGCCCGCGCTCCCACACATGGCGCAAAAACAGCTCGGCGATCCGCTTGTTCCGCTCGTTTTCTTGCCCGCGTTCGAGGGCGATGACGCTCAAATACACATCGCACATCCGATTGGCCACCGTTTTCACATGAAACGTCTGCACCTCGTCCGCTTGGCCGCCAAGACGCGCGAGCGCCGCCATCCATTCCTTCACCCCTTCTTCAACCGGGCGGGCAAGCGGCTTCATCTCGTCCGCCACCCCCTCAAGCCGTGCCTTCATCTCGGCGGCAAACCGCTCGTGAATGCGGTATTTGCGCATGAGCCGCAGCACCTCGAGCGCCAAAATGTTGGCCGTCCCTTCCCAGACGGTCAGCACTTGGGCGTCGCGGAGCAGGCGCGGGGTGACGAAATCTTCAATGTATCCGTTGCCGCCGTGCAGTTCAATCGCCTCATGGCTGAACGCGATCGCCTCTTCGGCCGTACGCATCTTAAGGAGCGCAATCAGAAGCCGGAGCCAGGCTTTCTCCGCCTCGTCTGCCTCGTGCGGTACGGTCATGACGCGGTCAAACAAGGCGACCATGTCAAAACAAGCGCTCGTTTCCACTTCTTGCCGCGCTGTCAAGTCGGCGAGCGTCGCGCGCACCATCGGGTAATCGGTCAATCGCCGGCCAAACGCCGTGCGCTGCTCGGCGTATTGTTTCGCTTCCTCGAGCGCCCGCTTCATGATGCCGACCGAGGCGATCGCATTGCAGACGCGCGAGAGATTAAGCGCTTCCATCATATAATAGAAGCCTTTGCGCGGATCGCCGACGACATACGCCTTGGCGCCATCAAACACAACTTCGGCCGACGGCACGGCGCGCACCCCTAATTTATCTTTTAAGCGGCGGATGGTGATACCGTTTACTGTTCCATCCTCGTTGCGCCATGGGACGAGAAACAAGCTCAGCCCCTTCGTCCCCGGACCGCTCCCGTCAATGCGCGCCAACACGAGCGCTACGCCGCAGCGTCCGGCGTTGCTGGCAAAATATTTTTCCCCGTATAACTGATAATGATCGCCGCACGGCACGGCGCGCACGGCGTTGGCGCCAACGTCCGACCCGCCTTGCCGCTCCGTTAAAAACGTCGCCCCTTCATACAGCTCGACCTCGCCGGTGGAAATGATATGGGGCAAGTACCGTGCTTTTAACTCGTCGTCGGCAAAATGTTCAAGCACATAGGCGGTTGCCATCGTCAGCGTCACGGGACAATAAAACCCCGGCTCGGCTTGGGATAAAATGTACCCTTGGGCGTACGAATACATGTAGTTTCCTTTTCTCCCAAGCTCGGGAATCGGTTTGTGCACATACCCGACGATTCCCGTTTCGTAC
Protein-coding regions in this window:
- a CDS encoding bifunctional ADP-dependent NAD(P)H-hydrate dehydratase/NAD(P)H-hydrate epimerase — encoded protein: MIPIVTSNEMYAIDREVTERIGISADSLMENAGQALFSALKERISRAANVAVLAGAGNNGGDGFVVARMLKSYGYETDVWLVPPKEKVKGAARTALEVYERSGYSWIPYEGNEQEFAMRAPHYDVIIDALLGIGVKGEVRSPYQEIIEQLNRSRAVVYAIDVPSGVPAEGGDVAAAVRADVTFTIQCPKLGAYTFPAADYYGELVVVDIGIPPLVVKTNAARRFVWERSDVMRTMPKRRRSSHKGTYGKLLVVGGSKAMAGAVTLAAKAALRSGAGLVTMAVPETVYEAVANRMPEAMCRPWPAEGGAFAGATDWDGLDVDALAVGPGMGRTEGARRLVCELVRRPVPLVLDADALFFWEDYAEQVRRRSAPTVITPHPGEMARIVHRSIREVEHDRFGLSKRLAMEYGVYVVLKGPYTIVTTPDGSQYVNTTGNPALAKGGSGDVLTGIVGAFLLQHEAVQPAVSNAVFVHGKAADWLVQHGHSPWDVLASDVVEALPAVLASLA
- a CDS encoding thiol-disulfide oxidoreductase DCC family protein — translated: MHPVILFDGDCLFCRGSVHWIVARDRQAVFRFAAQQSAVGQALLAKQEMSAGDSVVLIENGCCYVKSDAVLCIGRRLAWPWNWLAASGFLVPRLLRDHIYDTVANHRHRLALKRDHCQLPPPELRSRFLDEWPLR
- a CDS encoding SOS response-associated peptidase yields the protein MCGRFTLTADLETLRALFRFRYQGSLAPRFNIAPGQDVLTVVAEGEERVGKMMRWGLVPFWAKDDRIGAKMINARAETVDEKASFRHAFKRRRCLILADGFYEWRKEGAKKVPYRFTLATDAPFAFAGLWERWEGASGPLETCTIITTRANELIAPIHDRMPVILPSERHDDWLDPSLDDSEYLKMFLQPYPSERMRTYEVAPLVNSPKNDVSACIEPVNSRPMEGT
- a CDS encoding alpha/beta hydrolase, with translation MEVVRTPRRAKRRIWISAAIGVVIFGLLVCVGLSVYVGWQLTHKPRAPITVTPKDYGMAYESATFTSKDGKTALKGWIIPPNGAAKMTVIFAHGYGNNRIQENVPFLPLAKRLVAEGYRVILFDFRASGESGGDMITIGVKEKDDLLGVIDYAKKHFREPIALYGVSMGAATSILAAAEDSDVRGVIADSPFSDLESYLRANMPVWTHLPNVPFTYLILAIVPALADLDLGVSSPIHAVDRVAPRPILFIHSKDDRSIPYKESVKLYNTHPDAFQLWLTDKADHVKSFSLYSNEYVERVSAFLRSLVKTSS
- a CDS encoding acyl-CoA dehydrogenase family protein, which gives rise to MKPLREADPNLLANLKRYLDDELYQYAEEKLSSFYEFCLTDVDRRAVHTDREGQPRLIKYDRFGNDISEVWVNEGYEQTAKQTYETGIVGYVHKPIPELGRKGNYMYSYAQGYILSQAEPGFYCPVTLTMATAYVLEHFADDELKARYLPHIISTGEVELYEGATFLTERQGGSDVGANAVRAVPCGDHYQLYGEKYFASNAGRCGVALVLARIDGSGPGTKGLSLFLVPWRNEDGTVNGITIRRLKDKLGVRAVPSAEVVFDGAKAYVVGDPRKGFYYMMEALNLSRVCNAIASVGIMKRALEEAKQYAEQRTAFGRRLTDYPMVRATLADLTARQEVETSACFDMVALFDRVMTVPHEADEAEKAWLRLLIALLKMRTAEEAIAFSHEAIELHGGNGYIEDFVTPRLLRDAQVLTVWEGTANILALEVLRLMRKYRIHERFAAEMKARLEGVADEMKPLARPVEEGVKEWMAALARLGGQADEVQTFHVKTVANRMCDVYLSVIALERGQENERNKRIAELFLRHVWERGLVDERMTSVREFDLIVRCKGASAPLAHS